A genomic segment from Pirellulales bacterium encodes:
- a CDS encoding nucleotidyltransferase domain-containing protein, translating into MVALAEITSIEGRILEPKGATGVVVRSPSDKNHSYRVRFPDGVEASLKHGEIVSLAKYKEGMIADSSITQSRNDLYQRVIYRCIIGSQAYGLAGEESDVDRRGIYLPPAELHWSLYGVPEQLENHETQEAYWELQRFLILALKSNPNVLECLYSPLVEYKTALADELLQMRSLFLSRLVYQTYNGYVMSQFKKMQTDIRNQGQVKWKHVMHLIRLLISGITILRERYVPVRVDEHRDRLLAIRSGVVPWEETEQWRLALHAEFAAAFDRTELPERPDYEHANEFLIAARRAAISESLK; encoded by the coding sequence GTGGTTGCCCTGGCGGAAATCACGAGCATTGAAGGTCGCATTCTGGAACCAAAGGGTGCCACGGGCGTCGTGGTGCGGTCGCCCTCGGACAAAAACCATTCGTATCGCGTCCGATTTCCCGATGGTGTCGAGGCGTCACTAAAGCACGGCGAAATCGTCTCACTGGCAAAATACAAGGAAGGAATGATCGCTGACAGCTCGATCACCCAATCGCGAAATGATCTTTATCAACGTGTCATCTATCGGTGCATCATCGGTTCTCAAGCTTACGGACTAGCCGGAGAAGAGTCGGACGTTGATCGCCGTGGCATCTATCTGCCGCCGGCTGAATTGCATTGGTCGCTTTATGGGGTGCCTGAGCAACTTGAAAATCACGAAACGCAGGAAGCATATTGGGAACTACAAAGATTTCTGATTCTGGCACTGAAATCGAACCCGAATGTTCTGGAATGTCTCTATTCTCCATTGGTCGAATACAAAACAGCTCTGGCCGACGAACTCCTGCAAATGCGGTCGCTGTTTTTGTCACGGCTGGTTTACCAAACGTACAACGGCTATGTGATGTCGCAATTTAAGAAGATGCAGACCGACATCCGTAATCAGGGCCAAGTGAAGTGGAAGCATGTCATGCACCTGATCCGACTTTTAATTTCGGGGATTACGATCCTGCGAGAGCGTTACGTTCCGGTTCGGGTAGACGAGCATCGAGATCGGCTTTTGGCGATAAGGAGTGGCGTGGTTCCGTGGGAAGAAACTGAGCAGTGGAGATTGGCTCTCCACGCTGAATTTGCGGCTGCATTTGATAGGACCGAGCTACCGGAACGACCCGACTACGAGCATGCAAACGAGTTTTTAATCGCGGCTAGACGAGCGGCAATATCGGAATCGCTGAAATGA
- a CDS encoding 3' terminal RNA ribose 2'-O-methyltransferase Hen1 — protein MLLSITSSHRPANDLGYLLHKHPDRYQTFELSFGKAHVFYPEVSEDRCTACLMLDVDPIGMVRGKGANPNFALAQYVNDRPYVASSFMSVAISQVFGSALQGRSKERAELVGVPIPLEARLDVLPVRGGESFLHEIFEPLGYSISASRYGLDDQFTDWGESPYYSVTIQKTTTLAELLSHLYVLIPVFDNNKHYYVGRDELEKLLDKSRGWLADHPLKEQIARRYLKFQPSLYREALARLIDEESVGDEDEVSPTRQAEEALEQPISLNDQRLGAVLAALRGAGAKRVLDLGCGEGKLIRELLKDRQFEEIVGMDVSFRSLELAKDRLRLDRLPPMQAQRIKLMHGSLMYRDKRLAGFDAAAVVEVIEHLDPPRLAAFERVLFEFAKPTTVVITTPNREFNVKWESLPAVRFRHPDHRFEWNREEFQSWATGIAGRFGYEAKFLPVGPVDELVGSPTQMAVFHRNE, from the coding sequence ATGTTGCTGTCGATTACGTCTAGTCACCGTCCTGCCAATGATCTTGGCTACTTGTTGCATAAGCACCCGGATCGGTATCAGACATTCGAGTTGAGTTTCGGCAAAGCCCACGTTTTTTACCCCGAAGTTTCTGAGGATCGGTGTACGGCCTGCCTGATGCTGGACGTTGATCCGATTGGCATGGTTCGTGGCAAGGGAGCCAATCCGAACTTCGCGCTGGCCCAGTACGTGAACGACAGACCGTATGTCGCATCCTCATTTATGAGCGTGGCGATTTCACAAGTATTTGGTTCGGCGCTGCAAGGACGCAGCAAGGAGCGAGCGGAACTTGTCGGAGTGCCGATACCACTGGAAGCGCGGCTTGACGTGTTACCGGTGCGGGGCGGCGAAAGCTTCCTGCACGAAATCTTCGAGCCGTTGGGATACTCTATTTCGGCCAGTCGATATGGATTGGACGATCAATTTACCGATTGGGGCGAAAGCCCTTACTATTCGGTGACGATTCAGAAAACGACAACGCTGGCAGAATTGCTGTCGCATTTGTACGTGCTGATTCCGGTCTTCGATAACAACAAACATTACTATGTTGGCCGCGACGAACTGGAAAAACTTCTCGACAAAAGTCGCGGATGGCTGGCCGACCATCCGCTCAAGGAGCAAATTGCACGGCGATATTTGAAATTTCAGCCGAGCTTGTATCGGGAAGCACTGGCACGTCTCATCGATGAGGAATCAGTGGGTGACGAAGACGAGGTATCGCCAACTCGACAAGCTGAGGAAGCGCTGGAACAGCCGATAAGCCTCAACGATCAACGACTTGGCGCAGTGTTGGCCGCTCTGCGTGGTGCCGGTGCCAAGCGTGTGCTTGATCTTGGCTGCGGTGAAGGAAAACTGATTCGGGAATTACTTAAAGATCGTCAATTCGAGGAAATCGTCGGGATGGATGTATCCTTTCGCTCGCTTGAGTTGGCCAAGGATCGGCTGCGGCTAGATCGGTTGCCGCCGATGCAAGCTCAGCGAATCAAATTGATGCACGGATCGCTCATGTATCGTGACAAGCGGCTGGCCGGCTTCGATGCGGCGGCGGTCGTTGAAGTCATCGAACATCTCGACCCGCCACGATTGGCGGCTTTTGAGCGAGTGCTGTTCGAGTTCGCCAAACCGACGACCGTCGTGATAACAACTCCAAATCGTGAATTCAATGTTAAGTGGGAATCGTTGCCGGCGGTCCGCTTCCGGCATCCCGATCATCGCTTTGAATGGAACCGTGAAGAGTTTCAGTCGTGGGCCACTGGAATTGCTGGCCGATTCGGGTACGAAGCTAAATTCCTTCCCGTTGGACCAGTGGATGAATTGGTCGGCTCACCAACGCAGATGGCAGTTTTCCATAGAAATGAATGA
- a CDS encoding helicase-related protein encodes MNVTDLLSKLTDGTILAGPHWTEPVRVLTAKARGSRLEVQAVGLHTKRLWTKLLTVEDFDGKVAITPVGELAALNGNPTHFRLAAEAHRIRLAYQYDPHFAVSVSQVDPLPHQMDAVYTHLLTQPCIRFLIADDPGAGKTIMGGLLIKELKFRGLIERTLIVTPANLTPQWRRELHEKFGEPFTVIDRGTVNSVFGRNIWEDHPQCITSIDFIARQDDILNQLRDVRWDLVIVDEAHKMAAYRYGTKIDKTQRYELGEFLRDRTDHFLFLTATPHKGDPDNFALLLQLLDRDLYVNGDILAEASARGENRIMIRRLKEDMKKFDGSPCFPPRHVKTLPYTLSPDELTLYEAVTDYVQNNFERATQQDNRNVGLALTVLQRRLASSVAAIRRSLERRLKRLMELQKLGKIRQEYGELPEDLDDLAEEDRWKFEDDLVERVTMAENMAELEAEIEELDRLVKLAKHTERHVPETKFEELRGVISQHLSGRDERLLVFTEHKDTLDFLVSKLTDMGFYCPIIHGGMSLDKRIAAERDFYEHKPSVMVATEAAGEGINLQFCSLMANYDIPWNPNRLEQRMGRIHRYKQENEVMIFNLVADNTREGEVMDRLLHKLDDMRKALGSDRVYDVIGEIIPAPRFDSLMKDWLSRRRTMTEILADIDLQTDQEQVDRIRADMRDQALGTRYIDMSKLLADQQQSKEQRLMPEYIEKFFIEAYRSFGGTIGPVKDQKDVWTIARVPPDLKKVPDAIERRFGKIGNAYPLMTFDKDQVVGYSDLEFVGPGHPLFEGVVDRVLRDYGGSLRQGACFFNAEAREPTVLWLLKCGVEDGRGQPAGERLFAIHLTSGEFRKSQPYALLDLKAPDGSPTVPQTVRQSATDQDRVIEWSLDEVTPVYFNEITDRRTHELSIKEKYVRKSLQFLISESNKKIAKYDQQLRQIREEADPKRLSIQGNRAQEEARKAELSLRLKNRLIEIEQERHLSEKPPEVVGVAVILPPPHEVVASVEGMESDPEVEAIAIEEVKQYEAEQGRKPISVEEENCGWDITSLLDGQVARYIEVKGRGCVGGVALTPNEWIKAQRFGADYWLYIVTDCKSKPTLHFIQDPASKLHPQEEMSVVRYMVAQSDWKKAASQ; translated from the coding sequence ATGAATGTCACTGACTTATTATCGAAATTGACTGATGGCACGATCCTGGCGGGGCCGCATTGGACCGAGCCAGTGAGGGTGCTGACCGCCAAGGCCAGAGGTTCCCGGCTAGAGGTGCAGGCCGTCGGACTTCATACCAAGCGTCTTTGGACGAAATTGCTGACGGTGGAGGATTTCGACGGCAAAGTAGCGATCACTCCAGTTGGAGAACTCGCCGCTTTGAACGGAAACCCGACGCACTTCCGGCTTGCTGCCGAAGCGCATCGCATCCGACTTGCCTACCAATACGACCCGCACTTTGCAGTATCGGTTTCCCAAGTCGATCCGCTGCCACATCAGATGGACGCGGTTTATACGCACTTGCTTACCCAGCCGTGCATTCGATTTCTGATTGCCGACGATCCTGGGGCCGGCAAGACGATCATGGGCGGCCTGCTTATCAAGGAATTGAAGTTTCGCGGATTGATTGAACGGACGCTAATAGTCACTCCGGCGAATCTCACTCCACAGTGGCGTCGGGAACTTCACGAAAAGTTCGGCGAGCCATTCACGGTGATCGACCGTGGCACTGTCAATTCCGTCTTTGGTCGCAACATTTGGGAGGATCATCCGCAGTGCATCACGTCGATTGATTTTATCGCTAGGCAGGATGACATTCTCAACCAACTCCGTGATGTGCGCTGGGATTTGGTTATTGTGGATGAGGCCCACAAAATGGCCGCATACCGCTATGGAACGAAAATTGACAAGACACAGCGGTATGAACTTGGCGAATTCTTACGCGACCGCACGGATCATTTTCTCTTTCTGACAGCCACGCCTCATAAGGGTGACCCGGACAATTTCGCCCTGCTCCTTCAACTGCTCGACCGCGATCTGTACGTCAACGGCGATATTCTAGCCGAAGCGAGCGCCCGGGGCGAAAACCGAATTATGATTCGCCGCCTGAAAGAGGACATGAAGAAATTCGATGGCTCACCCTGCTTTCCGCCCCGCCACGTCAAGACACTTCCTTATACGTTGTCGCCGGATGAACTGACGCTGTATGAAGCTGTTACTGACTATGTTCAGAACAATTTTGAACGCGCAACCCAACAAGACAACCGCAACGTCGGCTTGGCACTAACGGTGCTTCAACGCCGACTTGCTTCCAGCGTTGCTGCGATTCGCCGCTCGCTGGAGAGACGGCTAAAGCGCCTCATGGAATTGCAGAAGCTGGGGAAGATCAGGCAGGAATACGGTGAGCTTCCCGAAGACCTTGACGATCTTGCCGAGGAGGACCGCTGGAAGTTCGAGGACGATCTCGTCGAGCGGGTTACGATGGCCGAGAACATGGCCGAGTTGGAGGCCGAGATCGAAGAACTTGATCGACTCGTCAAGTTAGCCAAGCACACCGAGCGCCACGTCCCGGAAACTAAGTTCGAGGAGCTGCGCGGTGTCATCTCGCAGCATTTGTCGGGACGCGACGAACGTCTGCTCGTATTCACCGAACACAAAGACACGCTCGATTTTCTCGTCAGCAAGCTCACCGACATGGGCTTCTATTGCCCGATCATTCATGGCGGCATGTCGCTAGATAAACGCATCGCCGCCGAACGCGATTTTTACGAGCATAAGCCATCGGTCATGGTGGCAACCGAAGCGGCTGGCGAAGGCATAAATCTTCAGTTCTGCTCGCTGATGGCCAACTACGACATACCTTGGAATCCAAATCGTCTCGAACAGCGCATGGGCCGTATCCACCGCTACAAGCAGGAAAACGAGGTGATGATCTTCAATCTCGTTGCGGACAACACGCGCGAGGGCGAAGTCATGGACCGACTCCTGCACAAGCTTGACGACATGCGCAAGGCATTGGGTAGCGACCGCGTTTACGACGTAATCGGCGAGATCATTCCTGCCCCGCGATTCGACTCACTAATGAAGGATTGGCTTTCGCGTCGCCGCACGATGACAGAGATTCTGGCCGACATTGATCTGCAAACCGACCAGGAGCAGGTGGATCGCATTCGAGCCGACATGCGCGATCAGGCCCTGGGCACCCGCTATATCGACATGAGCAAGCTACTCGCCGACCAGCAGCAGAGCAAAGAACAACGGCTCATGCCCGAATACATCGAGAAGTTCTTCATCGAAGCGTATCGGTCGTTTGGCGGCACGATTGGTCCGGTCAAGGACCAAAAGGACGTATGGACAATTGCACGTGTGCCACCCGACTTGAAGAAGGTGCCCGATGCAATTGAGCGCCGCTTTGGCAAGATCGGCAACGCTTATCCCTTGATGACATTCGATAAGGATCAGGTGGTCGGCTACTCCGATTTAGAATTCGTTGGACCTGGCCATCCGCTGTTCGAGGGTGTTGTGGATCGAGTATTGCGTGATTATGGAGGTTCACTGCGGCAAGGCGCTTGCTTCTTCAATGCAGAGGCGCGCGAACCAACGGTGCTTTGGCTTCTAAAGTGTGGCGTCGAAGATGGGCGTGGACAGCCAGCAGGTGAGCGACTGTTTGCCATTCATCTCACGTCGGGCGAATTTCGCAAGAGTCAGCCTTACGCGCTTTTGGACTTAAAGGCCCCAGATGGCAGTCCGACCGTTCCGCAAACGGTTCGTCAGTCAGCGACCGATCAAGATCGAGTAATTGAATGGTCGCTCGACGAAGTCACACCGGTGTATTTCAACGAAATCACTGATCGTCGCACGCATGAACTTAGCATCAAAGAGAAATATGTCCGCAAGTCGCTCCAATTCCTCATCAGCGAGTCGAACAAGAAGATCGCAAAATACGATCAGCAACTCCGCCAAATCCGCGAAGAGGCCGATCCAAAGCGATTGTCGATCCAAGGCAACCGCGCGCAAGAAGAAGCTCGCAAGGCAGAGCTTTCGCTTCGACTCAAGAATCGGCTGATTGAAATTGAGCAAGAGCGGCATCTTTCGGAAAAGCCGCCCGAAGTCGTCGGCGTCGCTGTCATCCTTCCGCCTCCACACGAGGTTGTCGCCTCAGTCGAGGGCATGGAAAGCGATCCAGAGGTGGAAGCAATCGCCATCGAGGAGGTAAAGCAATACGAAGCAGAACAAGGACGCAAGCCCATTTCAGTCGAAGAAGAAAACTGCGGCTGGGACATCACGTCGCTTCTCGATGGTCAGGTTGCCCGATACATCGAGGTAAAGGGTCGCGGCTGCGTCGGCGGAGTTGCGTTGACGCCCAATGAATGGATTAAGGCACAGCGCTTCGGCGCGGATTACTGGCTGTACATCGTGACCGACTGCAAGAGCAAACCGACACTCCACTTCATTCAAGACCCCGCCTCGAAGTTGCACCCACAGGAGGAAATGAGTGTCGTGCGTTACATGGTCGCACAATCGGATTGGAAAAAGGCGGCGTCCCAATGA
- a CDS encoding DUF1156 domain-containing protein, whose protein sequence is MEISEQSAVDNRARSGHIRTLHIWWARRPLVACRAVLFASLIPDPDDLECPEEFRKFVMELLKKEQFRPRAESGANGNGTNGKPVEDTPRNRCVEFIKHLVRWENSNNPEYIEPARKLIATAHKFLHPGAKSNAPKVLDPFAGGGAIPLEALRLGCEAHAIDLNPVAHLIELCTLVYSQKYGQPNSRPVPDYIKRLIVHNLEKRKAQGKHRPLLDESEATIKIADGEVIPDVEIAADDYEKNPLAADVRYWGYFLLQLVTNTIPSA, encoded by the coding sequence ATGGAAATCTCCGAGCAATCGGCGGTGGACAATCGCGCGCGATCAGGGCATATTCGCACGTTGCATATTTGGTGGGCACGCCGACCGTTGGTCGCTTGCAGAGCAGTCTTGTTTGCATCGCTGATTCCTGACCCGGATGATCTGGAGTGCCCGGAGGAGTTTCGCAAGTTTGTGATGGAATTATTGAAAAAGGAGCAATTTCGCCCTCGCGCTGAAAGCGGTGCCAATGGCAATGGCACGAATGGCAAACCTGTCGAAGATACGCCGCGAAATCGTTGCGTGGAGTTCATCAAGCATCTGGTGCGATGGGAGAACTCAAACAATCCAGAGTATATCGAACCTGCCCGCAAGCTAATTGCGACGGCTCATAAGTTCTTGCATCCCGGTGCAAAGAGCAATGCGCCAAAGGTTCTCGATCCCTTTGCGGGTGGCGGAGCGATTCCATTGGAGGCATTGCGGCTTGGTTGCGAAGCGCACGCCATTGACCTGAATCCCGTCGCGCACTTGATCGAACTCTGTACGCTAGTCTATTCGCAGAAATATGGTCAGCCAAATAGCCGTCCCGTCCCAGACTACATCAAGCGGCTAATTGTACATAATCTGGAAAAGAGAAAAGCCCAAGGCAAGCATCGACCGCTCCTAGATGAATCAGAAGCGACAATCAAGATCGCCGATGGCGAGGTCATCCCAGATGTAGAAATCGCCGCCGACGATTATGAAAAGAATCCTTTGGCGGCTGACGTAAGGTATTGGGGATACTTTTTGCTACAGTTGGTAACCAACACGATTCCATCTGCGTAG